From the genome of Pseudomonas putida:
ACGGTGCGAGGGGCAGATCCTCGCCGTTCAGCGCCTTCAACGTCAGGTCGTGAAATGCACTCATGTTGTGTTCCCCTCTCAGGTTCCCATAGACCGCGGGGCAAAATCCGCCCACTAAAAAGGCGCTCGTTCAAGCCATCCACCTCCCGTTGGGAAGGCAAGTCGGCTTGCCCGAGCGCCTTGGACTTTCTGAGCTTAGCGCAGAAAATCAGTGGTGATGGCCACCTTCACCGTGGATGTGGCGGTGCGCGATTTCTTCTTCGCTGGCGTCACGAACGTCGACTACCTTGACCTTGAAGTTCAGGCGCTGGCCAGCCAGTGGGTGGTTGCCGTCGACGGTCACGTCGTCGCCGTCGATGTCGCGGATGGTAACGATCTGCATCTGGCCATCTGGCGCCGAGGCGTGGAACTGCATGCCGACTTCCAGTTGGTCGACACCTTCGAACATGCTGCTGCTCAGGGTGCTGACCAGCTCGGCCAGGTATTCGCCGTAAGCTTCTTCAGGCTCGATGGCGACTTCCAGCTCGTCACCGGCCTGCTTGCCTTCCAGGGCTTTCTCCAGGCCTGGAATGATGTTGCTGGCACCGTGCAGGTAAACCAGTGGGGCGCCACCGGCGGAGCTGTCGATGGTCTCCCCGGCGTCATTGGTCAGGGTATAGTCGATGGAGACTGCCTTGTTGGCGGCGATCAGCATGGGGCAAGACCTTTTGCAAAAGAATGTAGAACGGACAAGTGTAACCAAGCCATCGCCCGATTGCGAACGCACCTCGGACGAGCAGCGGCCCATCAGTCGGATCGAGGGCTTCCACCAGGACCAGGACGGGCACTGGGTGGTCGACCTGAGCTGTGGCCATACCCAGCATCTGCGCCACCAGCCACCGTGGCAAGCACGGCCATGGGTGCTCGACGCAGAGCAAAGGGCGCAGCGCATCGGCCAGCCTTTTGCCTGTGGCTGGTGCGCACAGGGGACCAATGGCGCTACCCTTGGCCATTGAATCCTTGCACCGCTTATTTCGAGAAGCACGCATGCAGACATTTTTCATTGCGCCGACCGACTTCGGTGTCGGCCTGACATCGATCAGCCTTGGCCTGGTTCGCACCCTGGAGCGGGCCGGCCTGAAAGTCGGCTTCTTCAAGCCGATCGCCCAGCCTCACCCCGGCGACACCGGCCCCGAGCGCTCCACCGAACTGGTGGCCCGGACCCACGGTATAAAACCGCCGTTGCCGCTGAGCCTGGCCCAGGTCGAGCGCATGCTCGGCGATGGCCAGCTGGATGAGTTGCTCGAGGAAATCATCCGCCTCTACCAGCAAGCCTGCGTGGACAACGACGTGGTGGTGGTCGAGGGCATGGTGCCGACCCGCCACGCCAGCTATGCCGCGCGGGTCAACCTGCACCTGGCCAAGAGCCTGGATGCCGAGGTGATCCTGGTCTCGGCAGCGGAAAACGAAGTGCTCAGCGAATTGTCCGGGCGAGTCGAGTTGCAGGCGCAACTGTTCGGCGGCCCGCGTGACCCGAAGGTGCTCGGGGTAGTGCTGAACAAAGTCCGCACCGACGAGAGCATGGCCGATTTCGCCACCCGCCTGCGCGAGCACTCGCCACTGCTGCGCGGCAACGACTTCCGCCTGCTCGGCTGCATCCCCTATCAGGCCGAGCTGAACGCCCCGCGCACCCGCGATGTGGCCGAGCTGCTCGGTGCCCAGGTGCTCAACGCCGGCGACTATGAACAACGGCGCATGAACAAGATCATCATCTGCGCACGCACCGTGGCCAATACCGTACCGCTGCTGACCCCCGGCACCTTGGTGGTGACCCCCGGCGACCGCGACGACATCATCCTCGCCGTGAGCCTGGCGGCGATCAATGGCGTGCCCCTGGCCGGGCTGCTGCTGACCAGCGACAGCAAGCCCGACTCACGTATCCTCGAGCTGTGCCGCGGCGCCTTGCAGGCCGGGCTGCCGATCCTGTCGGTGAGCACCGGTTCGTACGACACCGCCAACCAGCTCAACTCGCTCAACCGCGAGATCCCGGTGGACGATCGCGAGCGCGCCGA
Proteins encoded in this window:
- a CDS encoding FKBP-type peptidyl-prolyl cis-trans isomerase: MLIAANKAVSIDYTLTNDAGETIDSSAGGAPLVYLHGASNIIPGLEKALEGKQAGDELEVAIEPEEAYGEYLAELVSTLSSSMFEGVDQLEVGMQFHASAPDGQMQIVTIRDIDGDDVTVDGNHPLAGQRLNFKVKVVDVRDASEEEIAHRHIHGEGGHHH
- a CDS encoding DUF3565 domain-containing protein, which translates into the protein MGQDLLQKNVERTSVTKPSPDCERTSDEQRPISRIEGFHQDQDGHWVVDLSCGHTQHLRHQPPWQARPWVLDAEQRAQRIGQPFACGWCAQGTNGATLGH